tggggggggggtttgggggtggatatgggggcgctgggggggtgtcggggggtttgggggtggatatgggggcgctgggggggttggggcgctggggggggcacagggcgccggggggggggtttgggggtggatatgggggcgctggggggcacAGTGCGCTggggggggtttttggggtggatatgggggcgctggggggggtgtcggggggggtttgggggtggatatgggggcgctgggggggtgtcggggggtttgggggtggatatgggggcgctgggggggggttgggggcgctgggggggcacagggtgctgtcgggggggtttgggggtggataTGGGGGCGCTGTGGGGGgttgggggcgctgggggggggggcacagggcgttgtggggggtttgggggtggatatgggggcgctgggggggcacagggtgctgtcgggggggtttgggggtggatatgggggcgctgggggggcacagggcgctggggggggggtttgggggtggatatgggggtgctgggggggaattgggggcgctgggggggcacagggcgctgggggggggtttgggggtggatatggggggcgctggggggggttggggcgctggggggggcacagggcgccggggggggggtttgggggtggataTGGGTgcgctgggggggcacagagtgccgtggggggggtttgggggtggatatgggggcgctgggggggcacagagcgccgtgggggggggtttgggggtgtcacctgcgggggggggcagcagcgAGGCGAAGGCGGGGGGGCCGTGGCGCAGCTCGGCCAAGACCAAGGCTTGTTCCAGCGCCTGGatgacctggggggggggggggggggtgtcagatgcccccgcctgccccctccccaacgctgtggggcaggggagggggggggcgtgggggcgtgggggtgtgtggggggggtctgtgggacTCACGGGGGGGTCCAGGCCGCGGGGGTCgcgcagcagctcctgcagcccccgccACAGGCTCTCCCAGCGCAGCCAGGCCCCCCGCCCCTGCGCCAGCTCCGcctccgcctgcccccccccgcaaTCAGTGGCCCCCCCCGCCAGGGCAAGCGGTGGCCACCTCTGGCCACCGAGTCCCCtgctggcccccccccccgggctgcctccattcccccccccgccaagtccCCTCAACAGCCCCGTCCCCCAAATGCCCGTAgcgtcccccccccacaccccagtgtcccccccccagcgccccccgtctcctctcctgccccccaagtccccccccNNNNNNNNNNNNNNNNNNNNNNNNNNNNNNNNNNNNNNNNNNNNNNNNNNNNNNNNNNNNNNNNNNNNNNNNNNNNNNNNNNNNNNNNNNNNNNNNNNNNNNNNNNNNNNNNNNNNNNNNNNNNNNNNNNNNNNNNNNNNNNNNNNNNNNNNNNNNNNNNNNNNNNNNNNNNNNNNNNNNNNNNNNNNNNNNNNNNNNNNATCCATCGCGGCCCCCCTGCAGTGtgtggtgtgtgggggggggggggggggacaccagccctAGAGGGTTTGGCCccaccccatgggacccccaaaatggtgtgtgacccccccccccaccaccccccccagggcctggcccccccccggacacccccgaaaagcctcttctcccccccccaaacaccccaaaacccgcCGTCTCACCCCAAAAcctgtccctccccccccccagacacccctaAAAGCCTCTTCGCCCTTCAAAACCCCCCCTTtcaccccaaaacctgcccccAAAGCCTgttcccccccccagggccccccccaaggcctcttctcccctcaaaacccccccaaaaacccccaaacctgcccccccaaggcctcttctccctcaaaaccccccaaaacccccaaacctgcccccccaaggcctcttctccctcaaaacccccccaaaacccccaaacctgcccccccAAGGCCTCTTCTCCcctcaaaacccccccaaaaaccccccaaacctgcccccccCAAGGCCTGTTCCCCCCTCacgacccccccccagcctgtccctcacCTCGCGACCCCATTTTACCCCCAGAGCTGCCCCCTAAAACACACTTCTTCACCCcaaaaccccttccccctccaccccacaggCCCCCACAGCCTGTCCCCGCCTCAGGACCCCCCCTGAAACCCTATTTTCCCCTCGCAATCTCCCCAAAACTCATCTTCTCGCCCCAAAACCTGTCTTCCCTCTTCCACACAGCCTGTCCCCCCCTCAGAACCCGCCTCGAACCCCATTTTCCTcacgaccccccccccaaaacccctcttctccccccaaaaccccgtcccccccgccccagacccccttttcccctcataAACCCCCTCAGAACCCCCCTCAAACCCCCTTTTCTCCTCACGATCCTCCCCAAAAACCATCTTCTCGCACCAAAACCCGTCCCCCCCGGCCCAGACCCCTTTTCCCCTCATAAAGCCCCTCAGAACCCCCGTCaaacccccttttcccctcccgaTCCTCCCCAAAAACCCCTCTTCTCGCCCCAAAAcccatcccccccgccccagacccccttttcccctcataAACCCCCTCAGAACCCCCGTCAAACCCTATTTTCCCTCACGATCCTCCCCAAAAACCCCTCTTCTCGCCCCAAAACCCGTTCCCCCTCTACCCCACGGGCCCTCACAGCCTGTTTCCCCCTCAGAAAACCCGTCAAATCCCCTTTTCCCCTCACGAGCCTCCCCAAAAACCCCTCTTCTCGCCCCAAaacccgtccccccccctccacgaACCCGCCGCTCCCCGCTCACGATCGTTTcccgccgctccggccgccgttccggcgcgcgcgcccccgccgggccccgccccctccgcccctcccgccgaccaatgggagcgcggcggcgggaaCCCGCTCCTCCAataggcggcggcggggggcgggcacagagaaaggggctgggaagccccgcgcatgcgccgtgccgcctccccccccccccccccccccccccgttcacTCTGGACCCTACTGACGGCGGCGCTTTAAAAAATGACCACTCGCAGCCGGAATTTTGCCCCAAACCCGCcgtttttttcactctttttcctcctcctcctcctcctcctcccccccctcctcgtAGCGCTCCTGCAGGTCGGCCACGTTGTCCATCGAGACCCGGCGCCAGCCCTCGGGCCCCACGTGGTAGACGGTGACCCGGCCCCCCGAGTAGGCGTCGCGACGGGCCGCCTGGTAGATGGCTCGGCGGGCCAACGCGCAGGCGGCCCGCGGGCTCAGCTCCGCCCGGTAGCCACGGTCCAGCACCCCGTAGGCGTAGCTGGAACCCGAGCCCACCGCGAAGGCCCGGCCCGGCACCCTCGTCCCCTCGCTGTCCACGTAGTACAGGCCTGCGGGGGGCAAGGCGAGGGTGAGGGTGGTGGCCACCGGGGCCACCTGGCCACCAGGGGCGCGGCTGGGCCGGCCCGGTAGCCAGCGGGATCGTCAAACCAAGAAGTGACACCCACCCCTGGCCAGCAGCCCCCCGGGGGCTAATGACACCCACCAGTGGCCACCAACACCCTGGGGGCTAgtgacccccccgccccatggcCAATGACACCCTGGGGACTACTGACACCCACCAGTGGCCACCAACACCACAAGTCCCCACGGCCACCAACCCCAGACCCCCAACTTCCCCCTGTGGCCACCAACCCCTCAGGCCCCCGTGGCCACCAAGCCCTGAAGACTCAAGACCTcccaccatggccaccaaccCCTTCAGGACCTCCCCCCGTGGCCACCAAGCTCTCAGGACCCAACAACTTGCCCTGTGGCCACCAACCCCTGAAACCCGAACACCTCCTGCTGTGGCCACCAACCCCTCAGGCCCCCGTGGCCACCAACCCTTTAGGACCTCCCCCCGTGGCCACCAACCCTTTAGGACCTTGCCCCATGGCCACCAAGCTCTCAGCCCCCTGTGGCCACCAACCCTTTAGGACCTCGccccgtggccaccagcccctcaggcccccatggccaccaaccCAAGACCCAAGACTCCCCCCGTGGCCACCAACCCTTAGGACCTCTCCCCGTGGCCACCAACCCTTTAGGACCTCCCCCTGTGGCCACCGACCCAAGACTCCCCCTGTGGCTACCAAGCTCTCAGACCCCCATGGCCACCGACCCTTTAGGACCCCCCCCTGTGCCCACCAAGCCCTCAGGGCCCTGTGGCCACCAACCCAAGACCCAAGACTCCCCCCGTGGCCACCAACCCTTTAGGACCTCCCCCTGTGGCCACCAAGCCCTCAGgcccccatggccaccaacccctgaagacccaagccctcaggcccccatggccaccaaccCTTTAGAACCTCCCCCCGTGGCCACCAAGCCCTCTGGCCCCCGTGGCCACCAACCCAAGACTCCCCCTGTGGCCACCAAGCCCTCagacccccatggccaccaaccCAAGACCCAAGACTCCCCCTGTGGCCACCAACCCTTTAGAACCtccccccgtggccaccagccccTCAGGCCCCTGTGGCCACCAACCCAAGACCCAAGACTCCCCCCATAGCCACCAACCCTTTAGGACCtccccccgtggccaccagccccTCAGGCCCCGTGGCCACCAACCCAAGACCCAAGACTCCTCCTGTGGCCACCACCCCccgaagacccaagccctcaggcTCCCGTGGCCACCAACCCTTTAGGACCTCCCCCCGTGGCCACCAAGCCCTCAGACCCCCATGGTCTCCAACCCAAGACCCAAGACTCCCCCCGTGGCCACCAACCCTTTAGGACCTCCCCCCTGTGGACACGAAGCCCTCAGCCCCCTGTGGCCACCAACCCTTTAGGACCTCCCCCCGTGGCCACCAAGCCCTCAGACCCCCGTGGCCACCAACCCAAGACCCAAGACTccccccatggccaccaaccCTTTAGGACCTCCCCCCCGTGGCCACCAACCCAAGACCCCCAACTCCCCCTGTGGCCACCAACCCCCGAAGACCCAGGCCCTCAAacccccatggccaccaaccCAAAGACTCCCCCTGTGGCCACCATGCCCTCAGgcccccatggccaccaaccCAAGACTCCCCCCGTGGCTACCAAGCCCTCGGGGCCCCTCACCTGGCCCCCTCTTGTCCCAGCCGCAGATCATGGTGCCCATGCTCAGCCCCATGCCTTTGTACTGGTAGACCATGTTGGCCAGCAGCTTGGAGGCGGCGGCTACCGAGATGGGCTCCTTGTTGCGCAGCTGGTAGACGCGGCACTGGCGGGCCAGTAGCCGCTCCCAGAAGCTGCAGTCGGCGGCGCCCCCCGCCATGGTGCCCAGCAGGTAGGGGTTGATCTCGATCACCTTCTGCACCGTCTGCGAGGCGATGTAGGAGCCCGCCGTGGCCCGCGAGTCCACGGCCACCGCCACCCCGTGGGCAAactgcgggggagggggggggggagagacgGGGGTCAGGGAcgggacgggggagggggggagacacAAGGGGCTGGGGACCCACCACGGGGCACCTACGTGGCCATGGGGACCCACCACGGGGCCACTAGTGGCCACGGGGACCCACCACGGGGTCACTAGTGGCCATGGGGTCACTACGTGGCCATGGGGATCCACCACGGGGCACCTACGTGGCCATGGGGATCCACCACGGGGCCACTAGTGGCCACGGGGACCCACCACGGGGCCACTAGTGGCCACGGGGTCACTACGTGGCCATGGGGATCCACCACGGGGCACCTACGTGGCCACGGGGACCCACCACGGGGCACCTACGTGGCCATGAGGACCCACCACGGGGTCACTAGTGGCCACGGGGTCGCTACGTGGCCATGGGGATCCACCACGGGGCACCTACGTGGCCACGGGGACCCACCACGGGGCACCTATGTGGCCATGGGGATCCACCACGGGGCCACTAGTGGCCACGGGGTCACTACGTGGCCACGGGGATCCACCACGGGGCACCTACGTGGCCACGGGGACTCGCCACGGGGCACCTACGTGGCCATGGGGACCAACGATGGGGTCACTACGTGGCCATGGGGGGTCTCTATGTGGCCATGGGGGGTCTCTATGTGGCCACGGGGACCCACCACGGGATCACTAGTGGCCATGGGGGGTCTCTACATGGCCACGGGGACCCACCATGGGGTCACTAGTGGCCATGGGGGGTCTCTACATGGCCACGGGGACCCACCATGGGATCACTAGTGGCCATGGGGGTCTCTACGTGGCCATGGGTACCCGCCACGGGGCACCTACGTGGCCACGGGGACCCACCATGGGGTCACTAGTGGCCATGGGGACCCACCACGGGGCACCTACGTGGCCATGGGGTCACTACGTGGCCATGAGGTCCCACCACAGGGCACGTACGTGGCCATGGGGACCTACCACGGGGCCACAGGGTTTCTACGTAGCCATGGGGTCACTACGTGGCCACGGGGACCCACCATGGGGTCACTAGTGGCCATGGGGGGTCTCTACGTGGCCATGGGGACCCACCATGGGGCACCTACGTGGCCATGGGGACCAACCACGGGGCCACAGGGTTTCTATGTGGCCATGGGGACCCACCACAGGGTCACTACGTGGCCATGGGGGGTCTCTACGTGGCCATGGGGACCCACCATGGGGTCACTAGTGGCCATGGGGGTCTCTACGTGGCCACGGGGACCCACTATGGGGTCACTAGTGGCCACGGGGGGTCTCTACGTGGCCATGGGGACCCACCACAGGGCACCTACATGGCATGGGGACCCACCACGGGGTCACTACGTGGCCACGGGGTCTCTACGTGGCCATGGGGACCCACCATGGGGTCACTAGTGGCCGTTGGGTCCCACCACAGGGCTTCTCCGTGGCCATGGGGTCCCACCACAGGGTCACTAGTGGCCATGGGGACCCACCATGGGGCCACAGGGCTTCTCCGTGGCCACGGGGACCCACCACAGGGCTTCTCCGTGGCCACGAAATCCTACCTTGGGGCTTCTCCGTGGCCACGGACTCTCTATGGGGCCATGGGATCCCACCACGGGGCTTCCGCGTGGCCGTGGGGTCCCCACcttggggtctctatggggccgTGGGGTCTCTACGGGGCCATGGGGCACCTAtagggcagctcagccccacgggGGGCCTGGGGGGTCCCTATAAACCCCCCCCAGCAGCTTCCATAGGGGGTTTGGGGTCCCCAGAGACCAGTCCCAGCCCCACGGGAGGCTCCCCAGGGGCTCCGGGGTCCCTCTATAAGGCTCTGGGGTCCCCATAGAGCAGTGTCAGCCCCACGGGAGGCTCCCCCAGGGGCTCCGGGGTCCCTCTATAGGGCTCCGGGGTCCCCACAGACCAGTCCCAGCCCCACGGGAGGCTCCCCAGGGGCTCTGTGGGTCCCACCAGGGGGCTCCGggccctcccccttctcccccgcccCACCTTAAAGGCCAGCGTGGTGGTTCCGTGCAGCAGGTGGAGGCCGGGCCCGGGCAGGGCGGTGTCCGCGCCCCACGGCGGGGCTGCGAAGCCctcgggggggccggggcggaggcggggggcggcgaggagagggaaggcggcggcggaggaAGCGGCGGGGGGCTCGGAAGCCCGGAGGACGCTGGCCAGCGCCATGTCGGAGCGCCGGCTGCGCCGCAAAATGGCGGCGGCGGAAGCGGAAGTGGGGGGGAAGAGACGAACCGCGCACGCGTCCTGCGCGCGTTGCCAGGCAACGGCGGCGCCATGTCGGGCGAGGGCATGACGCAGCGGTAGTCGGCGGCGCGCTGACGTCAGCCGCGGGGGGGCGGGCGCGGGAAATGGGGCGGGGTCTCGgcggggaagatggcggcgggcagcggcggcgtgGCCCAGGGCAACGGcgctgcgggggcgggggcggggttaggggggagaggggcggggcctggggtcGGAGGTGAATGGGAAggtgggggcggggcttggggcaGGGAGAACCCGAGGGTACGGCTGGCGAGGGGGGCGTGGCTTGGCGTGGGGGCGTGGCTTGGGAATAAAGGGGCGGGGCTAACCAAAAGGAGGcaggggttgggatgggggaagacgcgggtggggggggaagggggcgtggcttgGGGGATGGAAGAAAGAGGCGGGGCTTAGCGCCAAGGGGGCGGGGCTTCGGGGATCTGGGCGGGGCTAACCAAAAAGGGGGCGGGGTTTGGGGGCAGAGGCCGACGCCGGTGCGGGGAAGGGGGCGTGGCGTGGTGCTGCCAATGGGCGGGGCTTGTGAGGAAGGGGCGTGGCCTCTGCGgtgggggcggggcttgcggATTGGGGGCAAACGCCGGGGTTTTGGGGGTGGCTCACCCGCGCCGGAGGCCGGGGGGGTCAGGAAGCCCCTGTAGGCTCTGCCCACCTGCAAGGCATGCTGGGTAACGCCCCGCCCAGCCTCCCTCGAGGGCGGGGCAGGCCCCGCCCAACatggcggccggggggggggcggggagggggcgtggcctcaccTGCCAGGCCGGGGGGGTGCggcgggagtggggggggggctccgagCGGCTGCGGGAGCATTTCGGGGTGAAACCTCGCCCTTTCGGGGCGGGTTAATTAACCCCCCCGCTAACGAACGCCTGCCCCCTTACCTCACCACCTGCCCGCTCAgctgccggcggggctggggggtgactGGAAGGGAAGGAGCCATTTTAGGGGGGGGCTAAAGGCGGGGGGGAGACACCCCTAAATATTTTGGGGGGGTCCTACCTGTCTGTGCCGGGGAGGTGACACcgacggggcggggggtgctgcTCCTGCGCGGGGCAAGAGCGGGGTGATGCCGATGGTCCCCCGAAACGCCACGGCaaaggggggagcggggggggtgcGTCTCACCTGctgcccccgcgccagcctggggagagctgtggggggagagaaagagggggcTCAGCacggggaggggctgggggggggggtggaagggggaggtgggggaatgggggggtcACCTGAGCGCGGCGCAGCTCCCCGTTCTCCCGGCGCAGCGCCTCCAGCTCCCTgaaggcgggggcggcgggggtagATGGGGGACGGACACCCCCAAGATTGTGGCtaaggtcggggggggggggggtgggggggggggccagaCCCTCCCAAGATGGCGGCCACAGAGGCCTCCTCCTGCCCAGATGGCGGCCCCTCCCAAGATGGCGGCCATAgagtacccccccccccccccaagatggcTGCCATGGGAGTAGACCCCCCCAAGATGGCGGCCATagaagacacccccccccccccccccccaagatggcAGCCGTAGCGGAACCCACCCAAGATGGCGACCATGGGAGCAGACCCTCTCAAGATGGCGGCCACAGAGGACCCTCCCTCCCAAGATGGCGGCCATAGAGCACCCTCCCTCCCAAGATGGCGGCCATAGAGGAACCCACCCAAGATGGCGGCCATAGAGGACCCTTCCTCCCAAGATGGCGGCCATAGAGGACACCCCCAAGATGGCGGCCCTAGAGGAACCCACCCAAGATGGCGGCCATGGGAGTAGAGCCCCCAAGATGGCGGCCATAGaagaccccccccccaagatggcGGCCGTAGCGGAACCCACCCAAGATGGCGACCATGGGAGCAGACCCTCTCAAGATGGCGGCCACAGAGGACCCTCCCTCCCAAGATGGCGGCCATAGAGCACCCTCCCTCCCAAGATGGCGGCCATAGAGGACCCTCCCTCCCAAGATGGCGGCCATAGAGGACACCCCCAAGATGGCGGCCATAGAGGAACCCACCCAAGATGGCGGCCACGGGAGTAGACCCTCCCAAGATGGCGGCCATAGAAAACACCCCCCCAAGATGGCGGCCCTAGAGGAACCCACCCAAGATGGCGGCTATGGGAGTAGACCCTCCCAAGATGGCGGCCATAGAGGAACCCTCCCAAGATGGCGGCCATGGGAGTAGACcctcccaagatggcggccgTAGAGGACCCTCCCTCCCAAGATGGCGGCCCTAGAGGCCCCCTCCCCTCACCGGTGCCGTGCCTCCAGCAGGCGGCGGGTCTCCTCCAGCGCCGCCCGGGCGCTGCGGGCGGCCTCTCTGTGCCGGGCCAGCAGCAGCTCGGCCTGCGCCCGCTGGAAGCGCCAGGCCTGGAGCGGGGGACAAGGAGAGCGGGGAGCCGTGGGGACTGGGcgccctcctgcctctccctccctctcccgtCCTCCCCCTCACCTGGGAGAGCTGCGCCAGGCGCCGCAGCGCGATGTCGGCCGGGCTCTTGAAGAAGAGCTTCTCCTGCGGGCGCATCtgccgggagggaaggggatggggaggggagaaaggggggttCGACGcggcgggggtgagggggaagggcTCAAAatggcggcggggctgagggagaAGAAGGGTTTAACGTGGCGGGGATGTGGAGAAGGGCTCAAAATGGCAGCGGGGCTGAGGGAGAAGGGCTCAGAATGGTGACAAGGTCAAAGGAAAAAGGCGTAATATGGCGGGGCTGAGGGAAAAGGGCTCAGAATGGCGGCGGGGATGAGGGAGAAGGGTTTAATagggcagggatgaaggagaaggGCCCAAAATGGCAGCGGGGATGAGGGAGGAGGGCTCAAAATGGCGACACGGATGAAGGAGAAGGGTTTAACATGGCGGGGATGAGGAGAAGGGCTCAAAatggcagcagggctgagggaaaaGGGCTCAGAATGGCGACACGGATGAAGGAGAAGGGCTCAAAATGGTAGCGGGGATGAGGGAGAAGGGCTCAAAATGGCAGCGGGGATGAGGGAGAAGGGCTCAAAATGGCGGCGGGGATGAGGGAGAAGGGTTTAATATGGTAGGGTTGAAGGAGAAGGGCTCCAAATGGCGGCGGGGATGAGGGAAAAAAGCTCAAAATGGCAGCAGGGATGAGGGAAAAAAGCTCAAAATGGCGACAGGGATAAGGGAGAAGGGTTTAACAtggcagggatgaggagaagggcTCGAAATGGCAGCGGGGCTGAGGGAGAAGGGCTCAGAATGGCGGCGGGGATGAGGGAGAAGGGTTTAATagggcagggatgaaggagaaggGCCCAAAAGGGCGGCAAGGCTGAGGGAGGAGGGCTCAAAATTGCGACAAGGATGAAGGAGAAGGGTTTAACATGGCGGGGATGAGGAGAAGGAATCAAAATGGCAGCGGGGATGAGGGAGAAGGGCTCAAAATGGCGGCGGGGATGAAGGAAAAGGGCTCAAAATGGCGGCGGGGATGAGGGAGAAGGGCTCAAAATGGCAGTGGGGATGAGGAAAAAGGGCTCAAAATGGCGGCAGGGATGAGGGAGAAGGGTTTAATAGGGCAGGGTTGAAGGAGAAGGGCTCAAAATGGCAGTGGGGATGAGGGAAAAGGGCTCAGAATGGCGACAAGTATGAAGGAGAAGGGCTCAAAATGGTAGCGGGGATGAAGGAGAAGGGCTCAAAATGGCAGCGGGGCTGAGGGAGAAGGGCTCAAAATGGCGGCGGGGATGAAGAAAAAGGGCTCAAAATGGTGGAGTTGAGGAGAAGGGCTCAAAATGGTAGCGGGGATGAGGGAAAAGGGCTCAAAATGGCAGCGGGGCTGAGGGAAAAGGGCTCAAAATGGCAGCGGGGCTGAGGGAGAAGGGTTTAATagggcagggatgaaggagaaggGCTCAAAATGGCGG
This sequence is a window from Larus michahellis chromosome 30, bLarMic1.1, whole genome shotgun sequence. Protein-coding genes within it:
- the PSMB5 gene encoding proteasome subunit beta type-5; the protein is MDWFHCNRCFRQEGAGFAVTSCGHVLCAACGGAGPCPVCAAECRYLPISDKMRPQEKLFFKSPADIALRRLAQLSQAWRFQRAQAELLLARHREAARSARAALEETRRLLEARHRELEALRRENGELRRAQLSPGWRGGSRSSTPRPVGVTSPAQTVTPQPRRQLSGQVVSRSEPPPHSRRTPPAWQVRPRPLPAPPPAAMLGGACPALEGGWAGRYPACLAGGQSLQGLPDPPGLRRGAVALGHAAAARRHLPRRDPAPFPAPAPPRLTSARRRLPLRHALARHGAAVAWQRAQDACAVRLFPPTSASAAAILRRSRRSDMALASVLRASEPPAASSAAAFPLLAAPRLRPGPPEGFAAPPWGADTALPGPGLHLLHGTTTLAFKFAHGVAVAVDSRATAGSYIASQTVQKVIEINPYLLGTMAGGAADCSFWERLLARQCRVYQLRNKEPISVAAASKLLANMVYQYKGMGLSMGTMICGWDKRGPGLYYVDSEGTRVPGRAFAVGSGSSYAYGVLDRGYRAELSPRAACALARRAIYQAARRDAYSGGRVTVYHVGPEGWRRVSMDNVADLQERYEEGGEEEEEEEEKE